From Methyloterricola oryzae, the proteins below share one genomic window:
- the recG gene encoding ATP-dependent DNA helicase RecG — protein MVSAPALDGQPLACLRGAGGKTQERLARLGIYSVHDLLFHLPLRYEDRTSLTPIGALRHGVQAQIEGMVELTDLAAKGRRALVCRISDGSGGINLRFFHFSAEQRTRLKVGTRLRCFGEAREGYYGLEMVHPEYQVLDSPEAAPLSASLTPVYPLTEGLHQKTLRGLIGQALNLLHLAPGTLPEMLPEAVRQRHRFPVLAEALRMLHLPEPGASPQTLRIAQQRLAFEELLAHHLSLSRFRTQVRCHSAPRLTLSKAATHHFEQALPFGLTGAQRRVIAEIAADLQGPQPMMRLVQGDVGSGKTVVAARAALTALSANFQVAVMAPTELLAEQHVRSFRQWLEPLGAQVVFLAGRLKGAARRETLRVIAEGEAGVVLGTHALFQDEVRFQRLGLVIIDEQHRFGVHQRLALREKGRHDGLTPHQLIMTATPIPRTLAMLGYADLDISVIDELPPGRTPVKTAVIPATRRPEVIARIVDWVAQGRQAYWVCTLIEESETLQCEAAEKTAALLREALPEVRVGLIHGRMKSAEKDVVMAAFKAAEVDLLVATTVIEVGVDVPNAGLMVIENPERLGLAQLHQLRGRVGRGPGESHCLLMYQPPLTDTAKQRLGILRETADGFLIAERDLQLRGPGELLGVRQTGQVQFKVADLARDEALLDAVKAAADALLRNHPERVGPLLRRWLGDAGRYAEV, from the coding sequence ATGGTGTCCGCCCCGGCCCTGGACGGCCAGCCGCTGGCGTGCCTGCGCGGCGCCGGCGGCAAGACCCAGGAACGGCTGGCGAGGCTGGGGATATACAGCGTCCATGATCTGCTATTTCACCTTCCTCTCCGCTACGAAGACCGCACCTCGCTGACCCCGATTGGCGCTTTGCGCCACGGCGTTCAAGCCCAGATCGAGGGCATGGTCGAACTGACCGATCTGGCGGCCAAGGGACGCCGCGCCCTCGTCTGCCGCATCAGCGACGGCAGTGGCGGCATCAATCTGCGCTTCTTTCATTTCAGTGCCGAGCAGCGTACGCGCCTGAAGGTTGGCACGCGGCTGCGCTGCTTTGGTGAGGCGCGCGAGGGCTATTACGGCCTGGAGATGGTGCACCCTGAATACCAGGTGCTCGATTCGCCGGAGGCGGCGCCTCTCAGCGCGAGCCTGACGCCCGTCTATCCGCTTACCGAAGGCTTGCACCAGAAGACCCTGCGCGGCCTCATCGGGCAGGCGTTGAACCTGCTTCATCTGGCCCCCGGCACGCTACCGGAGATGCTGCCCGAGGCTGTGCGCCAGCGACATCGCTTTCCTGTCCTGGCGGAAGCGCTGCGTATGCTGCATCTGCCCGAGCCCGGCGCCTCGCCACAGACCTTGCGCATAGCGCAGCAGCGACTGGCCTTCGAGGAACTGCTGGCCCATCATCTGAGCCTGAGCCGCTTCCGGACACAAGTCCGCTGTCATAGCGCGCCGCGCTTGACCTTGTCAAAAGCCGCCACCCATCACTTCGAGCAGGCCCTGCCGTTCGGACTCACGGGGGCGCAGCGGCGGGTGATTGCCGAGATCGCCGCCGATCTCCAGGGGCCACAGCCCATGATGCGTCTGGTTCAGGGCGATGTCGGCTCCGGCAAGACCGTCGTGGCTGCTCGGGCGGCCCTTACCGCGTTGTCAGCCAATTTCCAGGTGGCGGTGATGGCGCCAACGGAGCTGCTGGCCGAGCAGCATGTCCGTAGTTTTCGCCAGTGGCTGGAGCCTCTCGGGGCGCAAGTGGTGTTCCTGGCCGGACGCCTCAAGGGAGCCGCCCGGCGCGAGACGCTGAGAGTCATCGCGGAAGGGGAAGCCGGGGTCGTCTTGGGGACGCATGCCTTGTTCCAGGACGAGGTCCGCTTCCAAAGGCTGGGTCTGGTCATCATCGACGAGCAGCACCGCTTTGGTGTGCATCAGCGCTTGGCCTTACGAGAAAAAGGCAGGCATGACGGTCTCACCCCGCATCAGCTGATCATGACGGCGACGCCCATACCCCGGACCCTTGCCATGCTGGGTTATGCGGATCTCGACATTTCCGTGATCGACGAACTGCCTCCCGGCCGCACCCCCGTCAAGACCGCCGTCATTCCCGCCACCCGCAGGCCCGAGGTGATCGCCCGTATCGTCGATTGGGTAGCGCAAGGACGGCAGGCCTATTGGGTCTGCACCCTGATCGAGGAATCGGAGACGCTGCAGTGCGAGGCGGCGGAGAAGACTGCCGCGTTGTTACGCGAAGCGCTGCCTGAGGTTCGCGTCGGCCTGATTCACGGGCGCATGAAGTCTGCGGAGAAGGATGTGGTCATGGCGGCTTTCAAGGCAGCCGAGGTTGACTTGCTGGTGGCGACGACGGTGATCGAGGTCGGTGTGGACGTGCCCAATGCCGGCCTGATGGTCATAGAGAACCCCGAGCGGCTGGGCCTGGCGCAGCTGCATCAGCTGCGCGGACGGGTAGGGCGCGGGCCTGGTGAAAGTCATTGCCTGCTAATGTATCAGCCGCCCCTGACAGACACGGCCAAGCAGCGCTTGGGCATTTTACGTGAGACCGCCGACGGCTTCCTGATCGCGGAAAGAGACCTGCAATTGCGAGGGCCTGGCGAACTGCTCGGGGTCCGACAAACAGGCCAGGTGCAATTCAAGGTGGCCGATCTCGCTCGCGATGAAGCGCTGCTCGATGCGGTAAAGGCTGCGGCTGATGCGCTGCTGCGAAACCACCCGGAGCGGGTTGGGCCGCTCTTGCGGCGCTGGCTCGGTGATGCCGGCCGCTACGCCGAAGTCTAA